The proteins below are encoded in one region of Phaseolus vulgaris cultivar G19833 chromosome 1, P. vulgaris v2.0, whole genome shotgun sequence:
- the LOC137814608 gene encoding uncharacterized protein At5g41620, with protein MPRHQNPTSMDMIPGKIRKRGCSSSASSSSSLLHNYRFKRTILVGKRGGSTTPVPTWKLMSSRSPLRPLASSPKYPPSQTAAKPRLAPVSARKLAATLWEMNEIPSPSVRSKKEVRARERVARSMRSGSLPPHLSDPSHSPVSERMDRSGTGSRQRRTPSVSHRQRITEHHVGPLDSLSNASLMEIETRSRAQTPASSAVGVKSRLKDVSNALTTSKELLKIINRMWGHESRPSSSMSLISALHTELERARLQVNQLIQEQRSDQNEINYLMKCIAEEKAAWKNKEQEIVEAAIESVAGELDVERKLRRRLESLNKKLGRELADTKTSLLKVVKELENEKRAREIIEQVCDELARDADEDKSEIEQQKRVSTKVCDEVEKEKEIMQLTDRLREERAQKKLSEAKYQLEEKNAAVDTLRNQLEAFLGGKQVKEKGFSSTHLNDEEIAAYLSRGRLSSHFIEDKEDDGGEVDNGVECEEESAESDLHSIELNMDNNSKSYKWSYPPESRFDTRRYPIEEEVKGSRRSTSGRASRRSTSLQRSISDGMEWGVQAEKVQNSDGIDWESFYELERQAQGKGYGDEMQGYKSVKGLRDQVLAASKLGSSRGYASPTRQFSQPWPSRDLTNNFQERPATAQGNGPKSRLGEVRGEGQSVRKSKR; from the exons ATGCCCAGGCACCAAAACCCAACCTCCATGGACATGATTCCTGGCAAGATCAGAAAACGAGGTTGTTCTTCCTCggcctcctcctcctcctcccttCTGCACAACTACCGCTTCAAGAGGACTATTCTGGTGGGGAAGCGGGGGGGATCCACTACGCCCGTGCCCACCTGGAAGCTTATGAGCTCCAGATCTCCTCTCCGCCCGTTGGCGTCCTCCCCCAAGTACCCGCCGTCGCAGACCGCCGCAAAGCCTCGTCTGGCCCCGGTGTCGGCCAGGAAGCTCGCCGCCACGCTCTGGGAGATGAACGAGATTCCTTCGCCCAGCGTGAGGTCCAAGAAGGAAGTCAGAGCTAGAGAAAGGGTTGCTAGGTCCATGCGTTCTGGCTCTTTGCCTCCCCATTTGTCCGATCCATCACATAGTCCTGTGTCCGAG AGGATGGATCGATCTGGAACTGGGAGTCGCCAGAGAAGAACTCCTTCTGTTTCTCACAGACAGAGGATCACTGAACACCATGTTGGCCCTTTGGACTCTCTTAGCAATGCCAGTCTCATGGAG ATTGAAACTAGATCCCGAGCACAGACCCCTGCTTCATCTGCTGTTGGAGTTAAATCACGTTTAAAAGATGTTAGTAATGCTTTAACAACATCCAAAGAGCTACTTAAAATTATAAACCGTATGTGGGGTCATGAAAGTCGTCCTTCATCTAGTATGTCCCTTATCTCAGCTTTGCATACTGAGCTGGAGAGGGCTCGCCTACAGGTCAATCAGCTTATCCAGGAACAGCGCTCGGACCAGAATGAGATAAATTATTTGATGAAGTGTATTGCTGAAGAAAAGGCTGCTTGGAAAAACAAGGAGCAAGAGATTGTTGAGGCTGCAATTGAATCTGTTGCTGGAGAACTTGATGTAGAGAGGAAGCTCAGGAGACGTCTTGAAAGCTTGAACAAGAAGCTTGGGAGAGAACTTGCTGACACCAAAACATCCCTTCTTAAGGTGGTGAAAGAACTTGAAAACGAGAAAAGAGCAAGAGAAATTATTGAGCAAGTATGTGATGAGTTAGCAAGAGATGCTGATGAAGATAAATCCGAGATCGAGCAACAAAAGAGAGTGTCTACAAAAGTTTGTGATGAGgtagagaaagaaaaggaaataatGCAGCTGACTGATAGGTTACGCGAGGAGAGAGCTCAAAAGAAACTCTCCGAGGCAAAATATCAGCTTGAGGAAAAGAATGCAGCTGTGGATACGCTCAGGAATCAACTTGAAGCTTTTCTAGGAGGCAAACAAGTTAAAGAGAAAGGTTTCAGCTCCACTCATTTGAATGATGAAGAAATCGCCGCTTATCTGAGCAGAGGCCGATTAAGTTCCCACTTCATTGAAGATAAAGAAGATGATGGAGGAGAGGTTGACAATGGAGTAGAGTGTGAGGAGGAATCCGCTGAAAGTGATCTGCATTCTATAGAGTTAAATATGGACAACAACAGCAAGAGTTACAAGTGGTCCTACCCTCCTGAAAGCAGATTTGATACAAGAAGATATCCAATTGAGGAAGAAGTGAAAGGTAGTAGGAGGTCTACCTCTGGGAGGGCTTCAAGGAGAAGCACATCCCTGCAAAGGAGTATATCAGACGGAATGGAATGGGGTGTCCAAGCTGAGAAGGTTCAGAATTCAGATGGGATTGATTGGGAAAGCTTTTATGAGCTGGAAAGGCAAGCACAAGGAAAAGGATATGGGGATGAAATGCAAGGCTATAAATCAGTAAAAGGTTTAAGGGATCAGGTATTGGCTGCTTCGAAGCTGGGATCTTCAAGAGGTTATGCCAGTCCCACTAGACAATTTTCTCAGCCTTGGCCATCACGTGATCTCACAAATAACTTCCAGGAGAGACCTGCTACAGCACAGGGCAATGGTCCAAAATCAAGGTTAGGGGAAGTCAGAGGTGAGGGCCAGAGTGTAAGAAAGTCCAAAAGGTGA